Part of the Subtercola frigoramans genome, CCCGTGCCCGGCCCTGCGTGCTGCAGGCTGTTGATGAGAGCCTGGATCGCAGCGGAGAAGAGGGCGTCAGCCACGCGGCCCGGCATCGCCCGATGTTCGAGCTGGCCCACGGTGAAGGTGATGCGCGGACTCAACAGGACGATGGCCGCGGCCAACCGATCGGAGAACTCCCGAAGACTGACCTCGGAGTCGGGATCGAAGGCGACCGGGGCGTGCTGCAACGTCTGCAGCGAAGACTGCGCCATTCGAGCGGCCCGCTCACGCTCGGAAGGTGTGACGGCCTTCGCCGCGGCGATCAGGGTCGCGAGCACGGTGTCGTGCACGAGAGCGTCGACTTTCGCCCTCTCGAGTTCGACCGCCTGGTGGTGCGCGGCCCGCGCGACCTGCTGGGTCGCGGTGAGCTGGGCGGCATCCACCCGGTCGGCCGCAACGCGCAACGTGGTGATGAGCATGATCATGAATGCACCGATGAGGAGAATGTAGAGGCCGTCGAGAATTGCCAGCTCTGGGGCGACTCCGCCGCCGGCGGGCAACGTTCGGATGACCATGTACTCGGCCGTCACGAAGGCGGCGAAGGTGATGGCCCACCGGGTGGGCCAGACCAGGGCTGTGAAGGCGATTCCGAGAGTGACCAGGTACCAGAGCCACGGCTGCGAGAAGTGTGCTGCCCCGAGGTTCTCGACGCTCAGCGGCACCAAGGCGAGGGCGACGAGATAGACGAGTGCGAACGCGGTCATGAGCAGAGTGACCCCGCGGTTGATCGCAGAGGCGACGACCACGAGCAGCAGTAGTGCAAAGAGAACCGACGGAACACCCACGGCCCAGACGGGGTAGAGATAGCTCGCCGACTGCACCGCAGCCGCGATCGACTGCGCCGCGAAGATCAGCGCGAAGAGTGCGGCCGCACGCACCATGATGAGATCGACACTCGATCGGCTGATGGCACCGCGGAGCCGGTTCACGGGCGTTTGGGAAGCGTCGCCGTGCAGCGGGGCGCCAGGGGGTCCTGAACCCGGCCGTTCCGGCTTCGACGACTTCGGCGGTTCCGATGACTTCGGCGGTTCCAGCGACTTCGGCGAATCCGGGGCTGGGACGTCGTCAGCGCGGTGAGGTGCTGACATCGTCGATCGCCAGGATTCCGTCTTCGACCGCACGCCGCAGCAGATCGACCTTGGTGGGTGCCGGCCGCCCGACCTCCACATACTTCGCCCGCACACGGTCGAGGTACTCCCTGGCCGTCGACGGGGCGATTCCGAGCTGGGCGGCCACCGCCTTCAACGGGAGCCCAGAGGCGTACAGGTGCAGAACATCCTGCTCACGCCGGCCCAGTTGCGCCTTGGCGAACTCCTTGTCGGCATCGATCGCGCTCGCCCACTCCAGGTTGTTCAGAACCTCGCCAGCCGCCACCGTGGCTATCGCAGCCATGACGATGCGCGTCGAGCTCGCCTTGGGAATCACCCCGGCGGCTCCGGCCGCGAGGGCTTCCCGAATACTCGAGGTGCGATCGGCGATGCTGTGGATCAGAACGGATGCCCCCGTCGCCCTGGCGCGCAGAACGTTGTCGGTCACGCTCGAGCCGTCCCCGAGGCTCAGGTCCATGACCACGACGCCGACAGGCTCGCCCTCGAGAAGGGGCAGCAGGGCATCCACTGTCGCAGCGACAGCGACCACCTCGTACCCGGCTTCGCGGCAGGCGGCACGGATGCCCAGCAGCACCGACTCGTGATCGTCGACGATGGCCACACGAACCGGCTCCGGCGCGTTCGTCACGGGACACTCCCCTTTGTTCAGCACGCGATACGGCGTCACTTCATCGTAGCGCTCTCCATTTCCCCCATCCGAGGCACAGCGGTGGCACAGGCGAACGTCTGGGCTCTGGGTTTCGAAACGCGCCGCCCTCCGGCGCTGCTCAACCGGCGCACACGAAGACCGACGGTTGAGTAGCCCGGCCCGAAGGGGCAGGCGTATCGAAACCACCGACCTTGTGAACTCGCGTCCACGTCACCCGCGCGTCAGAACCCCGAGCGCCTCAACGTGGTGCGTGTGAGGGAAGAGGTCGAACGCCCGCAGGTTCCGCAGCTCGTAGCCACCCTCGCGAAAGAGCGCCAGGTCGCGGGCGAAGGCGACGGGGTCGCACGCTACGTAGGCGATCTGGGCGGGTGCGAGGTCGAGCAGCTGGCCGACGACCTGCTTGCCGGCTCCGGCCCGCGGGGGGTCAAGAATCACGGATGCCCGGGCGAGCGCCGCCCGCTCAGCCGCCGTGACGCCCCTCACCCGGTCGGCGAGGTACCTGTCGACGCGGGCAGTGACTGCCGTCGCACCGGTGACGTCGCGCAGGTTGAATTCCGCATTGGCGGTGGCACGCCAGTCGCTCTCGACGGATTCGATGCGGAGCTTGGTGCCGAACCGGTCGGCCAGCGCGCCGGCCAGCAGGCCGACGCCGCCGTAGAGGTCGAGGTTGGCCGCGGCCGGGTCGAAGAGTTCCGGCAGCAGTTGCTGCTGCAGTGCGGCCGTGAGCGTGCGTGCTGCCCCGTGGTGCACCTGCCAGAAGCCGAGCTCCTCGAGGCGGAACTCGCGCTCGCCCACGCGTTCGACGATCTGTTTGCCGGGTTTCGGGGGTGCCGGAGTGTACGAGGGGATCGAGGCGCGTGACTGCGCCGGGCCATTCGGTGGATAGCCGCCCGATGCGGCCTTCCGCGGTGCGTTGTCGTCCGAGAAGTAGCCGTCGGAATCCGCGCCGTTTGAACGCGCTGCGTTGCCGCCGGATTTCGCCGACCTGCCCGACCCGCGGCTGCTCGCTGCCCCGGGGCTGATCGCTGCCCCGCCCCTGCCACCCTCTCTGCCCTTGCCCGGCCCACGCCCACCACGGCCCGCGGCTGACTCACCCGCGTGGTCGACCGCCTCCGGCCGGTGGAGCACCACCCGCGCCCCGCGCTTCCCGTCTGAGATGACGTCGATCCTGTCGGCCCCGAAGACCCGTTCGTCGAGCGGGGCGGCGTATTCCACCGGCTGGGTGGCAAGCGGCAGGTCGGGCACGGCCACCACCCGGTGCGAGCGGGCGGCGTACGGGCCGACGATGCCCTGATCATCCACGTGCAGGCTCACGCGCGTGCGCCAGCCGAGTCCGTTGGCCGCGTCATCACCCTCCACCGCTTCGACGATCACCTCGGCCGCCAGCGGGGTGTCGAGCTTGGCGAATCGCTGCAGGGAATCGACGAGAACCTGCCGTTTGAGTTCGCGCTGCCAGCCCAGCTCGATGTGGCCGAATTCGGCGCCCCCTGCGCGGCGGTCGGGGTCACGATCGATCGACGCGGACTCCCAGACGTGCGGCCGCCGGTGCGCTGAGGGCTCAATCACCTCGATCGCCTCTGCACGCCAGAACGACTTGTGGTCGGCTGAAGAGATGCGCGCCAACACCGTCTCGCCGGGCAGCGAATCGGCGACGAACACCACGCGGCCGTCGAGCCGCGCGACCGCCACCCCGCCGTGCGCCACGTTGGTGACCTCGAGTTCGACGTTCGTGCCCACCAGTTCGCTCATGGCTCCAGCTTCGCACACACGCCTGCCGCGGTGGCCGCTGCGAGCGCGGCTCCTGTAGCGGCGGTTGCGGCAGGTGCTGCGGCTCGCGGCCGCTGGGTACCGCATCATCCCGCGGCGTCACTCTCGGCATCGGACTTGGGGCGGAGCACAGCGCACATCCCCGCGCCACAGGCCACACGTCACCCCAGCTCCGCCCGAAGTCCCCTGCGAGCTCCCACTGCGGGCGCCGTCTGCAACCGCGGCCACCCCACGCCCCTCCAACCCGGCGCCGGTCACGTCGTAGGATTGCTCGTCATGCGGCTCTATCTTGCTTCGACCTCCCCCGCCCGCCTGACCCTGCTCCGCCAGGCCGGCATCGAACCGGTCGTCGTACCCTCGAACGTCGACGAAGACGCCGCGGTCGCCGCGGTCGAAGCCGAATCGGGCCCGCTCTCGGCCGGAGCACTCGTCATTCTGCTCGCCCGCCTGAAGGCCGAAGCCGTGCAGAACGCCCTGCCCGACGGCGAACCGATCGACGGATTCATTCTCGGCGGCGACTCGGCCTTCGAGTTCGACGGCGTGATCTACGGCAAGCCGCACCTCCCCCACGTCGCCCGCGAGCGCTGGCTGAGGCACCGCGGCCGAAGCGGTGTGCTGCACAGCGGGCTCTGGATGATCGACCACCGCCTGCCGCCCGCCACCGCCTCTGAGCCCTTCCCCGCCGCCGGCGCCGTCACCTCGGCCACCGTCGAGTTCGCCTCCGACATCAGCGAGGCCGAGATCGACGCCTACGTGGCAACCGGCGAGCCGCTGACCGTGGCCGGCGCCTTCACCATCGACGGGCTGGCTGCACCCTTCATCACGCACATCTCAGGGGCACCCTCCACGGTGATCGGCATGTCGCTACCCACGCTCCGCGACCTCCTCGCCGAGCTCGGCGTGAGCTGGACCGACTTCTGGGCGACCGCCTGACCCCCGCCCCCCTGGGTGCGCGCAACGGTCCCCAAACTCGCGTTGGAGGGGACGTTTTCGCGCACCCCGTGCTGCGCTCGAGGCAGACGTCGGAATGGGCCGAGGATTTGTAGGGTCTCGCACCCGCCGGGCATCCAACTTTGTGGGCACATGCCAAAGCGATGGGCAGGTTCGCGAATAGGCTAAGGGACTATGCCCCGAATTTCTAAAGTTGTGATTGCGAACCGCGGCGAGATCGCAGTGCGGGTGATCAGGGCAGCGCGCGACTCGTCGATCGCCTCTGTCGCTGTCTACGCCGACCAGGATCGCGACGCGTTGCACGTGCAGCTGGCCGACGAGGCCTACGCGCTCGACGGCTCGACGAGCGCCGAGACCTACCTTGTCATCGAGAAGATCCTGTCGATCGCCAAGAGGAGCGGCGCCGACGCCGTACACCCGGGTTACGGCTTCCTGGCCGAGAACGCGAGCTTCGCCCAGGCCGTCATCGACGCGGGCCTGATCTGGATTGGCCCCTCCCCCGATGCCATCGAACTGCTTGGCGACAAGGTCTCGGCGCGCCACATCGCCGAGCGTGTGGGCGCCCCACTGGCCCCCGGAACCCTCGACCCCGTCTCCGGCGCCGACGAAGTGCTCGATTTCGTCGCCCTGCACGGCCTGCCGGTCGCCATCAAGGCGGCGTTCGGCGGCGGCGGCCGCGGGCTGAAGGTCGCCCGCACCGTCGAAGAGATCCCCGAGCTGTTCGAGTCGGCGACCCGCGAGGCGATCGCCGCCTTCGGCCGTGGCGAGTGTTTCGTCGAGAAGTACCTCGACCGCCCCCGGCACGTCGAAACCCAGTGTCTGGCCGACGCGCACGGCAACGTGGTCGTCGTCTCGACCCGCGACTGCTCGCTGCAGCGTCGCCACCAGAAGCTCGTCGAAGAAGCTCCCGCGCCGTTCCTCAGCGATGCGCAGAACGCCGAGTTGTACCGCGCCTCGAAGGCGATCCTGAAGGAGGTCGGCTATGTCGGCGCCGGCACCTGCGAGTTCCTTGTCGCCGTCGACGGAACAGTGTCGTTCCTCGAGGTGAACACGCGGCTTCAGGTCGAGCATCCGGTGTCTGAAGAGATCACGGGTATCGACCTGGTTCGCGAGCAGTTCCGCCTCGCCGAGGGCGGCATCCTCGGCTACGACGACCCGGCGCCACGCGGGCACTCCTTCGAATTCCGCATCAACGGCGAAGACGCCGGGCGCGGCTTTCTGCCGAGCCCCGGACCCATTCACGTCTTCAAGGCGCCCGGCGGCCCCGGCGTGCGTGTCGACTCCGGCGTGCAGGCCGGCGACATCATCTCCGGGTCGTTCGACTCCCTCCTCGCCAAACTCATCGTCACCGGCGCCACCCGAGAAGAGGCCCTCGAGCGCTCGCGCCGCGCTCTCGACGAATTCGAGGTCGCCGGGCTCCCGACCGTGCTGCCCTTCCACCGGGCAATCGTGCTCGACCCGGCATTCGCTCCGGATGCTGGCCAACCCTTCAGCATCTACACCCGCTGGATCGAGACCGACTTCGACAACACCATCGAACCGTGGAGCGGCTCGCTCGAGCGCGACACACCCGCCCCGACCCGCAGCACGGTTGTCGTCGAGGTCGACGGCAAGCGCATCGAGGTCGTGCTCCCCGACCGACTGCTGAACGCAGCGGCCGGCGGCGGCGCGGGTGCCGGTTTCGGACCCACCCTCGGCCCGGCACCCCGACGACGCGCTGGCGGTTCGGCGGGTCGGCACTCTGCAACAGGCAACGCAGTGAAGGCGCCCATGCAGGCAACCATTGTGAAGATCGCGGTTTCAGAGGGCGACAAGGTCGTCAAGGGCGACCTGATCGTCGTGCTCGAGGCCATGAAGATGGAGCAGCCCATCCAGGCGCACAAAGACGGTGTCATCGGCTCGATCGATGCCACAGTGGGCACAACGGTTTCGTCGGGTCACCGACTGCTCGAGATCGCCGACCACGCGGCCTGAGCCCTGTCCACCTGCCGCACCGAACTGACGCGACACGCCCGTCGCCGAAGCCGCCGTGGGCGTTTCGCGTCACCTCGACGGCGTGGAAGAGTGCCACGCACACATCACTCCACGTCAACCACGACTGGAACGCACCGGCCCACGCTGGATTTCAGAGCGACTCCGAGGTGCCGAGTGGTGGGATCCCGCACCGAACTGACGCGACACGCCCTTCGCCGAGGCCGCCGTGGGCGTTTAGCGTCACCTGGCGCGAAACGGAGCGGCATGGAACACCGTTCGCGAAGATGAGGTGGCCCGGCGGCGAGACCTACATCGGCTACGGCCTGCGATCATTGACGTATGTCTGAGGCCGAGCATCCGTTCGTCGATGTCGCAGACATTGTTCGTCTCGTCGGCCGCATGTCGTTCGACCGGGCGCGGGCGTATTGGCGAGCACCCGCGCTGACGGATCTCGCCTGGGACGTGGCCACGGGCAACCTGTCTGCCCGAGTGCGGGGAACCCACGTCGTGCCGTACCGCAGCAGGGTGGCCCTGACTGCAACAGCCAGCGGCCGCTTCACCGCCCGCGACGGAACCTGCACGTGCCCGGTGCAATACGACTGCAAGCACGTTGCGGCGGTGCTGCTGGCAAGCAATGCGGAACACCTGCGCGAGCGCGCTGCCGCAGGCGACTTCGGTGCACCGGATGACCGCTCCGGCCCCAGCGCTGAGAATGAGGCCTTTCTGCCCATCGACCGCGTTGCCGGCCAGCCACCGCAGGGCAGCCGTATTCCCGGTTCCGGCCCGTTTGACGACGAGGATTCGTTCGACAACAGTGGTTTGTTCGACGGATCCGGGCCGAGGTACGGGTCACCCTACGGCTCAGGTTCCGGGTCAGCGTCTGGCTCTGCATCAGGCTCAGCATCGGGCTCAGCCATGGAGCAGTGGTATCCAAGCGCTCCGAGCCTGTCCTCGGTACCTGCCCGCGAGGCAGAACCCACCGACTGGCGATCTGTGGTGGGGCGGATCACCGGAGTGCAGACTGTACCCGATGCGCCCGAGCAGACGAAGAACGCACGCTCCGGTCGGTCGCACAAGGGTCGCCCCGCACAGCCGACCCGCATGGGGCTGCAGTTCGAGATTCGCGAGATCGTTCCGCGCACGACCGAGCAGTGGCGCGGGCCCGTCTCGCGCACGGCCAAAGCGCCGGCATCCGGCGATGACGCCCGCGCCCTCCCCCGGCGGCGGCTCGGCGTGCGCCCGGTGGTGCAGACGCCGACGGGCAGTTACATCAAAGCCAATGTCACCTGGACCTCTTTCTCGCACCAGATCAACCGGCTCGGCCTGGAGCCCGCCCACCACCGTTGGTTCAGCCAGTTTGCTGCAGTGCACCGCGCCACCCGGGAGCTCTTCACGGGCCACGACACCGACTGGGTGTACCTCGACGACTTCGAGAGCCCCCTGCTGTGGCAACTTCTGCTCGAGGCCGATCGGCTGGGCATCCGGATGCTCGGCACCCGCAAGCACGCCTCCATCACGGTCTCGCCCGGTGCTTCGGTGCGCCTCGATGCCGCGACCCTGCCGTCGGGTGACCTGCAACTGACGCCGGCCGTCGTCTTCGACGAAGCACGACCTTCCGGTACCAACGGCGTCGCGGCGGGAGCGGCGGCAAGCACGGTGCCCGGTGAGCGAGCGGATGCGGCCGTTACTGCAGGCGGGCGCTCTGCAACGACCGCAAGAATCGGTTCACGCGGAAGCACAGGCCTGGGTACATCTGGCACCTCGACCGGAGTCGGAAGTGTCAGCTCACCCGGCAGCACAGGCGTCGGTTCGATCGGCGACCACGGGCTCTATGTCTTCGAACTCGCACCGCAGGCGACGGTGAGACTCGCCCCGCTCGCGGGCACGTCGGCGGGCGGGGTGCCTGTTGGGCATGGAGGCGCGCTGAGCGACGAGGTTCGCGCCATGCTGAGCCGGGCATCCGACATCGTCGTGCCGGCCGCGGAGGTGCCCGAGTTCCTCGACGACTTCTACCCGACGCTGAGGCGCGCGGTCGACGTGGCGAGCACCGACGCTGAGCTCGTGCTGCCTGAGATCGAGCCCCCTCTGCTCGTGCTGACAGCGAGATTCAGGCCGAAGAATGTGCTCGCTCTCGACTGGGCCTGGCAGTACGGCGGCGATCGCAAGCCGACGCGGCTCCCGCTTCATTCCGCGGATGGTAAGGCCGACGATGCGGGCGCCGGGCACGGCTCCGAGCCTCGCGACACCAGCGTCGAGCAGACAATTCTCGCCCGCGTGGCCGGCGTCTTCACCGCTGAAGCCGACCCGGAGGAGTTCTTCGACCCTGCCGCACCACTGAACCCGAGCCTGGTTCTGCAGGGCTACGAAGCCGCCGTCTTCACCGAGAAGACGCTGCCGGCGATCGAGGCTGTCGACGGTGTTCGGGTCGACATCGTGGGCAAGCGCCCCGACTACCGCGAGCTCACCGGCGAGCCCGAAATGACGATCACCACCGTCGAGAGCGACAAGCGCGACTGGTTCGATCTGGGCATCATCGTCAATATGGGCGGTTACCAGATCCCGTTCGGGCCACTGTTCAAGGCGCTCTCGCGCGGCGAGAAGAAGCTGCTCATGGTCGACAAGACCTATTTCTCGCTCGACCACCCCGCGTTCGACCGGTTGCGCGAGCTGCTCGCCGAGGCGAACTCGCTCGACGAATGGCAGACCGGCGCGCGCATCAGCCGGTACCAGGCGAGCCTCTGGGCCGATCTCGAGGAGCTTGCCGACGAGACCGTTCAGGCCGTGGCCTGGCGGGAGGCGGTATCGGGGCTCAACGAGGTTACGAGCATCCGGCCAGTGCCCGTGCCGCCGGCGGTGCAGGCAACGCTGCGGCCGTACCAGCAGGAGGGGTTCCAGTGGCTCGCCTTTCTGCACGAGCACGGACTCGGCGGCGTGCTGGCCGACGACATGGGGCTCGGCAAGACCCTGCAGACCCTCGCGCTCATCGCGCATGCCCGAATGGCGACGCTGCCCGCGCTCGAATCGAGCGGGGCGGTCGAGCCGGTATCTGCGCCCCTGCCTGTGCCCATGCGAGCATCTCTGCCCATGCAAGCGTCACTGCCCATGCCTGCGTCTGTGCCGATGGCTGACGCGTCGCCGTCGGCCGCTTCGGCCCTGCCCACAGCTCCGGATGCCCGGCCGCCCTTCCTCGTCGTCGCACCGACGTCTGTCGTGTCGAACTGGGTCGCCGAGGCAGCACGTTTCACCCCCGGGCTCGCGGTTCGTGGCGTGACCACGACGCAGTCGAAAGGACGCCTGCCGCTGGCCGATCTCGTGGCAGGCGCCGACATCGTGGTGACGAGCTACGCCCTCTTTCGCCTGGACTTCGAGGTCTACCAAGCGCTGGAGTGGTCGGGGCTCATTCTCGACGAGGCGCAGTTCATCAAGAACCACACTTCGAAGATCCACCGCTGCGCGACCGACTTCGACGCCCCATTCAAACTGGCGATCACCGGCACTCCGCTCGAGAACAACCTGATGGAACTGTGGTCGCTCTTCGCCGTGGTTGCACCGGGGCTCTTCCCCTCTGCGCAGAAGTTCACCGAAAGCTATGTGCGCCCGATCGAGCGCGCCCAGGGGGACGAGCTGCTGCCGAAACTGCGCCGACGAATCAGGCCGTTGCTCCTGCGCCGCACGAAGGAACTCGTGGCTCCCGAGCTGCCGGCCAAGCAGGAGCAGGTGCTTCAGATTGCGCTTGCCCCCGCCCATCGCGCACTGTACGACACGTTCTTCCAGCGGGAGCGGCAGAAGCTGCTCGGCCTTGTCGAGGACCTGGACCGAAATCGTTTCATCGTCTTCCGATCGCTGACCCTGCTGCGCATGCTCAGCCTCGACGCGTCGCTGATCGATGAGAAGTACAGTCACATTCCGTCGAGCAAGCTCGACGCGCTCTTCGAGCAGCTCGACGACGTGATCGGCGAGGGTCACCGGGCGCTCATCTTCAGCCAGTTCACTTCGTTCCTCGGTAAGGCCGCGACGAGAATGGCAGCCGCGGGAATCGCCTACGAGTACCTCGATGGCTCGACCACGAAGCGCGCTGACGTCATCGCCCGGTTCAAGAACGGAACGGCCCCGGTCTTTCTCATCAGCCTCAAGGCCGGTGGCTTCGGCCTGAATCTCACCGAGGCCGACTACGTGTTCCTGCTCGACCCGTGGTGGAACCCCGCGACAGAGTCGCAGGCGATCGACCGCACCCACCGCATCGGGCAGTCCAAGAGCGTGAACGTCTATCGCCTGGTCGCCGGCGGAACCATCGAAGAGAAGGTCATGGCCCTCAAGGAGCAGAAGGCCAAGCTCTTCGATGCCGTGATGGACGACGACGCCGTCTTCAGCTCGGCCCTCACCGCTGACGACATCCGCGGCCTGCTCGACGCCTAGTCGGTGTCGGCTACCCTTCATTCGATGATTCGCTATTCTCGAAATCGCGAATTGTATTCAGGGCTCTCAACCGACAATCGTCGACCTCGTCGACCTCGTCGATGTCGCCGACGAGCTGCGATTTGTTGACGACCGGCAAATATAGTCTCGATGTGATCAATTCTGCGGCAGTTGGCGACCCACCCTGAGGCTCGTCGACATCTTCCTTCCTCGACCCGAGCATCAGAGGCCG contains:
- a CDS encoding DEAD/DEAH box helicase; amino-acid sequence: MSEAEHPFVDVADIVRLVGRMSFDRARAYWRAPALTDLAWDVATGNLSARVRGTHVVPYRSRVALTATASGRFTARDGTCTCPVQYDCKHVAAVLLASNAEHLRERAAAGDFGAPDDRSGPSAENEAFLPIDRVAGQPPQGSRIPGSGPFDDEDSFDNSGLFDGSGPRYGSPYGSGSGSASGSASGSASGSAMEQWYPSAPSLSSVPAREAEPTDWRSVVGRITGVQTVPDAPEQTKNARSGRSHKGRPAQPTRMGLQFEIREIVPRTTEQWRGPVSRTAKAPASGDDARALPRRRLGVRPVVQTPTGSYIKANVTWTSFSHQINRLGLEPAHHRWFSQFAAVHRATRELFTGHDTDWVYLDDFESPLLWQLLLEADRLGIRMLGTRKHASITVSPGASVRLDAATLPSGDLQLTPAVVFDEARPSGTNGVAAGAAASTVPGERADAAVTAGGRSATTARIGSRGSTGLGTSGTSTGVGSVSSPGSTGVGSIGDHGLYVFELAPQATVRLAPLAGTSAGGVPVGHGGALSDEVRAMLSRASDIVVPAAEVPEFLDDFYPTLRRAVDVASTDAELVLPEIEPPLLVLTARFRPKNVLALDWAWQYGGDRKPTRLPLHSADGKADDAGAGHGSEPRDTSVEQTILARVAGVFTAEADPEEFFDPAAPLNPSLVLQGYEAAVFTEKTLPAIEAVDGVRVDIVGKRPDYRELTGEPEMTITTVESDKRDWFDLGIIVNMGGYQIPFGPLFKALSRGEKKLLMVDKTYFSLDHPAFDRLRELLAEANSLDEWQTGARISRYQASLWADLEELADETVQAVAWREAVSGLNEVTSIRPVPVPPAVQATLRPYQQEGFQWLAFLHEHGLGGVLADDMGLGKTLQTLALIAHARMATLPALESSGAVEPVSAPLPVPMRASLPMQASLPMPASVPMADASPSAASALPTAPDARPPFLVVAPTSVVSNWVAEAARFTPGLAVRGVTTTQSKGRLPLADLVAGADIVVTSYALFRLDFEVYQALEWSGLILDEAQFIKNHTSKIHRCATDFDAPFKLAITGTPLENNLMELWSLFAVVAPGLFPSAQKFTESYVRPIERAQGDELLPKLRRRIRPLLLRRTKELVAPELPAKQEQVLQIALAPAHRALYDTFFQRERQKLLGLVEDLDRNRFIVFRSLTLLRMLSLDASLIDEKYSHIPSSKLDALFEQLDDVIGEGHRALIFSQFTSFLGKAATRMAAAGIAYEYLDGSTTKRADVIARFKNGTAPVFLISLKAGGFGLNLTEADYVFLLDPWWNPATESQAIDRTHRIGQSKSVNVYRLVAGGTIEEKVMALKEQKAKLFDAVMDDDAVFSSALTADDIRGLLDA
- a CDS encoding ATP-binding protein codes for the protein MPRISKVVIANRGEIAVRVIRAARDSSIASVAVYADQDRDALHVQLADEAYALDGSTSAETYLVIEKILSIAKRSGADAVHPGYGFLAENASFAQAVIDAGLIWIGPSPDAIELLGDKVSARHIAERVGAPLAPGTLDPVSGADEVLDFVALHGLPVAIKAAFGGGGRGLKVARTVEEIPELFESATREAIAAFGRGECFVEKYLDRPRHVETQCLADAHGNVVVVSTRDCSLQRRHQKLVEEAPAPFLSDAQNAELYRASKAILKEVGYVGAGTCEFLVAVDGTVSFLEVNTRLQVEHPVSEEITGIDLVREQFRLAEGGILGYDDPAPRGHSFEFRINGEDAGRGFLPSPGPIHVFKAPGGPGVRVDSGVQAGDIISGSFDSLLAKLIVTGATREEALERSRRALDEFEVAGLPTVLPFHRAIVLDPAFAPDAGQPFSIYTRWIETDFDNTIEPWSGSLERDTPAPTRSTVVVEVDGKRIEVVLPDRLLNAAAGGGAGAGFGPTLGPAPRRRAGGSAGRHSATGNAVKAPMQATIVKIAVSEGDKVVKGDLIVVLEAMKMEQPIQAHKDGVIGSIDATVGTTVSSGHRLLEIADHAA
- a CDS encoding class I SAM-dependent RNA methyltransferase, which produces MSELVGTNVELEVTNVAHGGVAVARLDGRVVFVADSLPGETVLARISSADHKSFWRAEAIEVIEPSAHRRPHVWESASIDRDPDRRAGGAEFGHIELGWQRELKRQVLVDSLQRFAKLDTPLAAEVIVEAVEGDDAANGLGWRTRVSLHVDDQGIVGPYAARSHRVVAVPDLPLATQPVEYAAPLDERVFGADRIDVISDGKRGARVVLHRPEAVDHAGESAAGRGGRGPGKGREGGRGGAAISPGAASSRGSGRSAKSGGNAARSNGADSDGYFSDDNAPRKAASGGYPPNGPAQSRASIPSYTPAPPKPGKQIVERVGEREFRLEELGFWQVHHGAARTLTAALQQQLLPELFDPAAANLDLYGGVGLLAGALADRFGTKLRIESVESDWRATANAEFNLRDVTGATAVTARVDRYLADRVRGVTAAERAALARASVILDPPRAGAGKQVVGQLLDLAPAQIAYVACDPVAFARDLALFREGGYELRNLRAFDLFPHTHHVEALGVLTRG
- a CDS encoding Maf family protein gives rise to the protein MRLYLASTSPARLTLLRQAGIEPVVVPSNVDEDAAVAAVEAESGPLSAGALVILLARLKAEAVQNALPDGEPIDGFILGGDSAFEFDGVIYGKPHLPHVARERWLRHRGRSGVLHSGLWMIDHRLPPATASEPFPAAGAVTSATVEFASDISEAEIDAYVATGEPLTVAGAFTIDGLAAPFITHISGAPSTVIGMSLPTLRDLLAELGVSWTDFWATA
- a CDS encoding sensor histidine kinase, whose protein sequence is MNRLRGAISRSSVDLIMVRAAALFALIFAAQSIAAAVQSASYLYPVWAVGVPSVLFALLLLVVVASAINRGVTLLMTAFALVYLVALALVPLSVENLGAAHFSQPWLWYLVTLGIAFTALVWPTRWAITFAAFVTAEYMVIRTLPAGGGVAPELAILDGLYILLIGAFMIMLITTLRVAADRVDAAQLTATQQVARAAHHQAVELERAKVDALVHDTVLATLIAAAKAVTPSERERAARMAQSSLQTLQHAPVAFDPDSEVSLREFSDRLAAAIVLLSPRITFTVGQLEHRAMPGRVADALFSAAIQALINSLQHAGPGTGEPDRIARSVSLQSAARGEITVRVTDTGIGFEPSAVPSERLGLRVSIRERVEAVGGSVSIESAPGRGASVIIEWKDYQRS
- a CDS encoding response regulator transcription factor is translated as MTNAPEPVRVAIVDDHESVLLGIRAACREAGYEVVAVAATVDALLPLLEGEPVGVVVMDLSLGDGSSVTDNVLRARATGASVLIHSIADRTSSIREALAAGAAGVIPKASSTRIVMAAIATVAAGEVLNNLEWASAIDADKEFAKAQLGRREQDVLHLYASGLPLKAVAAQLGIAPSTAREYLDRVRAKYVEVGRPAPTKVDLLRRAVEDGILAIDDVSTSPR